In one window of Pelosinus sp. IPA-1 DNA:
- the cbiQ gene encoding cobalt ECF transporter T component CbiQ — protein sequence MNKNKLPSWLTATSYAKLPIVQSSWHRKDYLEKTLDNISQVMAEDMYQDGIASRSRVLQRIHPIIKIIGCTALLILAAMSHSFLFLVGIHLLTIAMLLMSGISMLDYIKRVWIPAFIFSGIMMLPAISSWITPGDELLVIYRSWYWHIGRFSLPEEMIITKQGVRAASFVFMRTATSLAIMVALVKTTQWNILTKSLGKLGVPSVFVMVLDLTYRYLFLFLLLLSDFIFGRKSRLVGKEGPLSQWEWIGGAVGGFFRMSLEYSGEVSAAMIARGYNGENKQRLDKSIRLLDLCFLCVILGLCILSEML from the coding sequence GTGAATAAGAATAAATTGCCCAGTTGGTTAACAGCTACCTCCTATGCTAAGTTGCCAATTGTACAGTCATCTTGGCATAGGAAGGATTATCTAGAAAAAACTCTAGACAATATTAGTCAAGTAATGGCTGAAGATATGTATCAAGATGGCATTGCTAGTCGTTCTAGAGTTTTGCAAAGAATTCATCCAATCATAAAAATTATTGGGTGCACGGCATTACTTATTTTAGCTGCCATGTCCCATAGTTTTTTATTCTTAGTCGGCATTCATCTTTTAACCATAGCTATGCTATTAATGTCTGGTATTAGTATGCTTGATTATATAAAACGGGTATGGATACCCGCTTTTATTTTTTCTGGTATTATGATGTTACCAGCAATAAGCAGTTGGATAACACCTGGAGATGAATTGCTGGTTATTTATCGTTCGTGGTATTGGCATATAGGTAGATTTTCTTTGCCTGAGGAAATGATAATAACTAAGCAGGGGGTAAGAGCGGCCAGTTTTGTGTTTATGCGAACTGCGACATCTTTAGCGATTATGGTCGCTCTTGTGAAAACTACACAATGGAACATTTTAACCAAATCTTTAGGTAAATTAGGTGTACCTAGTGTGTTTGTAATGGTACTTGATTTAACGTATCGCTATTTATTCTTATTTTTATTGTTGTTAAGTGATTTTATTTTCGGACGAAAAAGTCGTTTAGTAGGTAAAGAGGGGCCACTGAGCCAATGGGAATGGATTGGTGGAGCAGTAGGCGGATTTTTTCGTATGTCCTTAGAATATAGTGGAGAAGTGTCAGCAGCTATGATTGCTCGTGGATATAATGGAGAAAATAAACAAAGGTTAGATAAATCTATTCGCTTATTGGATCTCTGCTTCTTGTGCGTAATTCTAGGCTTATGTATTTTATCTGAGATGCTGTAA
- a CDS encoding ABC transporter ATP-binding protein, which translates to MLFKLKNIRYCYRREKAAIDGVSLEIDAGEQIVLLGPNGCGKSTLQKVIAGLIFPSQGEFWAYDTKITKQKMQDKNFAAAYRQKIGFVFQNSDVQLFCASVLDEVMFGPLAMGLSFDKAKKQAEEILDCIGITSLKDRLPHHLSGGEKKKVAFAAVLAVNPEVLILDEPTNGLDPKTQRWMRGMLRQLNESGKTIIIATHQLELVPDLARRVVVIGDGHKIMADNKPAIILANQELLLAANIIDQDQHVHLHGQLQHVHVHRHE; encoded by the coding sequence TTGTTATTTAAGTTAAAAAATATAAGATATTGTTACCGAAGAGAAAAAGCGGCAATAGATGGGGTTTCTTTAGAAATTGATGCAGGAGAACAGATTGTGTTACTTGGACCAAACGGGTGCGGTAAATCTACTTTGCAGAAGGTAATCGCAGGATTAATCTTTCCGAGCCAAGGAGAGTTCTGGGCTTACGATACTAAAATAACAAAGCAGAAGATGCAGGATAAAAACTTTGCAGCTGCATATCGACAAAAAATTGGATTCGTTTTTCAAAATTCAGATGTACAGCTTTTTTGTGCTAGCGTGTTAGATGAGGTTATGTTTGGTCCGTTGGCCATGGGACTTTCCTTTGACAAAGCAAAGAAGCAGGCTGAAGAGATCTTGGATTGTATTGGTATTACTTCATTGAAAGACCGATTACCTCATCACTTAAGTGGTGGAGAAAAGAAAAAGGTCGCCTTCGCCGCCGTGCTAGCTGTAAATCCAGAAGTATTAATTTTAGACGAACCAACAAATGGTCTTGACCCAAAAACTCAACGATGGATGAGAGGCATGCTTCGTCAGTTAAATGAATCTGGTAAAACGATTATTATTGCGACCCACCAGCTTGAATTAGTCCCAGACTTAGCAAGGCGAGTCGTTGTAATTGGTGATGGGCATAAAATAATGGCCGATAATAAACCAGCCATTATTTTAGCAAATCAGGAGTTACTATTAGCCGCAAATATTATTGATCAAGACCAACATGTACATTTACACGGACAGTTACAACACGTGCATGTACATCGCCATGAATAG
- a CDS encoding CoA pyrophosphatase, with amino-acid sequence MNELCNELSAALAVAINNKDGYNDYFSASVLVPLVWDNGEISVLFEVRSTQLSWQPGEICFPGGRIENGDKNPLFAAVRETQEELALSKEDIQVLGPLEEILSPIGVRLHPYVGYLSPKQSITPNAGEVAEVFTVPLEYLINYDPIIGHMEMGTRPLEDFPFALVPGYSQEWRVRKKYQVLFYKYKEYVIWGLTAQVLKRFLDVCKKIGSEDK; translated from the coding sequence ATGAATGAGTTATGTAACGAACTTTCAGCTGCCTTAGCAGTTGCTATCAACAATAAAGACGGCTACAATGATTACTTTTCTGCATCTGTTTTGGTGCCATTAGTCTGGGATAATGGTGAAATTTCCGTGCTATTCGAAGTCAGATCCACCCAATTGTCCTGGCAACCTGGGGAGATCTGTTTTCCAGGTGGTCGCATTGAGAACGGCGATAAAAATCCCCTCTTTGCAGCTGTACGTGAAACTCAAGAAGAACTCGCCCTGTCTAAGGAAGATATACAGGTTTTAGGTCCACTTGAGGAAATACTTAGTCCCATTGGAGTTCGCCTACATCCCTATGTAGGATACCTTTCTCCTAAGCAATCAATTACCCCTAATGCAGGTGAGGTCGCAGAAGTCTTTACTGTGCCTTTGGAATATCTTATAAACTATGATCCTATTATTGGACACATGGAAATGGGTACTAGACCCTTAGAAGATTTTCCTTTTGCTTTAGTACCAGGGTATTCACAGGAGTGGCGGGTTCGCAAGAAGTATCAAGTATTATTTTATAAATATAAAGAGTATGTTATCTGGGGATTGACGGCGCAAGTCTTAAAACGGTTTTTGGATGTATGTAAAAAAATAGGCAGTGAGGATAAATAA